From a single Pseudorasbora parva isolate DD20220531a chromosome 15, ASM2467924v1, whole genome shotgun sequence genomic region:
- the kcns3b gene encoding potassium voltage-gated channel subfamily S member 3b: MQVYHWRDLHIQRISTTMMYGKILHHQGREEDLINLNVGGIQHKVERCVLLRFPNTRVGQLIQCCSDAAILELCDDYSPAEREYYFDRSPQVFHCVLNFYRTGHFHALEELCVFYFSQEIEYWGICELDLEACCLDWFFERKQNVCSRSGSDVSSGEISVASSDLWRLEGTWCSEVRKLMWHTLEDPSHSKCSKGVAVVSVLVILTSIVAMCIHSMPEFRHATEREHSVLDFLELLCIIFFSVEFALRVVAAPRPWRFLGNPLNMIDIASVLPFYVTLAFENLDEENGEENQSLVNMGKVVQVLRLMRAFRVLKLARHSEGVRAFGETLMNCHGEVGLLILFITVGVSFFSTFIYYAEKEEALSKLSSIPVCWWWAIISMTTVGYGDVYPQTAAGRIVATLCILCGLLVVSLPITIIMNTFSKYFESRRGLSEAKP, encoded by the coding sequence ATGCAAGTATATCATTGGAGAGACTTGCATATTCAACGAATCAGTACCACCATGATGTATGGAAAAATTCTCCACCACCAAGGCAGAGAGGAAGATCTTATTAACCTTAACGTTGGAGGCATCCAGCACAAGGTGGAGCGCTGTGTTCTGCTCCGGTTCCCCAACACACGCGTGGGTCAGTTAATCCAGTGCTGCAGCGATGCAGCCATCTTGGAACTCTGTGATGACTACAGCCCCGCTGAACGGGAATACTACTTCGACCGGAGCCCACAAGTCTTCCACTGTGTCCTAAACTTCTACCGTACAGGACACTTTCATGCTCTGGAGGAACtctgtgtattttatttcagtcaGGAGATCGAATACTGGGGCATTTGTGAGCTGGATCTGGAAGCCTGCTGTCTCGATTGGTTCTTTGAGCGGAAGCAGAACGTGTGTAGCCGGTCTGGTAGTGACGTGTCATCTGGAGAGATTTCGGTTGCGAGCAGTGACCTGTGGAGACTTGAGGGCACCTGGTGTTCAGAAGTGCGTAAACTCATGTGGCATACTCTTGAAGATCCCAGTCATTCCAAATGTTCCAAAGGTGTAGCTGTGGTTTCTGTCCTGGTCATTTTGACCTCCATTGTGGCCATGTGTATCCACAGTATGCCGGAATTCAGGCACGCAACTGAGCGTGAACATTCTGTCCTAGACTTTCTGGAGCTCCTCTGTATCATCTTTTTCTCAGTGGAGTTTGCCCTGAGGGTCGTAGCAGCTCCACGTCCATGGAGGTTTTTGGGAAACCCTCTGAACATGATCGACATCGCTTCTGTCTTGCCTTTCTATGTGACACTGGCCTTTGAAAATTTGGACGAAGAGAATGGGGAGGAAAACCAAAGTCTAGTCAACATGGGCAAGGTGGTTCAGGTTCTCCGATTAATGAGGGCCTTCAGGGTCCTAAAGCTTGCAAGACATTCAGAAGGGGTTAGAGCATTTGGGGAAACTCTAATGAACTGTCACGGTGAGGTGGGTCTCCTCATTCTTTTCATTACTGTTGGAGTATCGTTCTTCTCAACTTTTATCTACTATGCTGAAAAGGAAGAAGCTTTGTCTAAACTCTCCTCCATTCCTGTTTGCTGGTGGTGGGCCATTATTTCAATGACAACAGTTGGCTACGGAGATGTATATCCTCAGACAGCGGCTGGGAGAATTGTAGCTACACTTTGCATTCTCTGTGGGTTACTTGTAGTTTCCTTACCCATCACCATCATTATGAACACCTTTTCCAAGTACTTTGAGAGTAGGAGGGGCCTTTCAGAAGCTAAACCATAG
- the zpax2 gene encoding zona pellucida protein AX 2: MTVCEIREQRFQRMGCFEIGVLWLLVTIIRIDAATSAGGIQAECLGNMVQFTLPSSLRAGRPLEVYLVNNTRTVLLTPQLAAQCGYTQKSDPSGNMIVSASLKSCFAENKGDQDFKVTIKVKFYDLSEKVLEAVKSCSHTMVSREILCGTNFMEVSVRNAIPEVKKAPAKEWPTVIPNLQLSTIILYTPEEKSFDRETLQGMGYYVYSSPTRLVMRSPYTMAETFVEHVDDVDMMVFKSVVLFKDRWMIAMVESAAACPTNGASVLDQKISWRFPLHLTPLVSSEVQILDVRMGVDGKRLTPEEMSSRNYGMIFTESHVVVEIPIGAPGGYYKSHALENEYHISYTIEPMLELMWIEGLDKTVYKVLFPITTPLNPSPPQITDNTQPQKKVFDVLLGYFLPDVVLLNITFGTELLTVSEVIINGISLQKHSFPNGTKAFTLQVPFSKPYVQVKNLRPDRRTYFLPLVFGFIIMPEHASFSYSAVLEASIDNIAIPNAGGSCDQDVFNIYVKYGSTPRSQLKIKLGQVELTDEVLQQYEHHSNKTHFDIVVPFLAPLVALESVDLTGVLGRIDVELYDALNNLHVRDFSLACTFFVKMSECFSNGTITMVLPKLESISHLLPGKLSLRDPDCKPFYNEDHFASFRFDVTTCGTTRKFVGDTMIYENEVTWMEDDSLLPTSKLTPESEYRFTVSCVYSTNSTQTMMFNAVSNFKEPETDAGNGELTVSLKLSQDMVYKFFHHDGDYPVLKFLKQPLYFEVGMDSTSDSKVSVGLENCWATLTKDRESKPKWDLIVDGCPNPKDPHQTIIHPVTEDDTVDIPDHVKRFEVNTFSLREDDGSSKHEDSTVARRVFIHCDVVICHAENTADGRCYKQCAENQIRSTSNRVHRSASFSEEDLQHVSIGPILLI; the protein is encoded by the exons ATGACGGTTTGTGAAATACGTGAACAAAGATTTCAAAGAATGGGATGCTTTGAAATAGG TGTTTTATGGCTTCTAGTCACTATAATACGCATTGATGCTGCTACATCTGCAG GTGGAATACAGGCAGAATGTCTTGGAAATATGGTGCAATTTACCCTCCCTAGCTCTTTGCGTGCAGGACGTCCTTTAGAGGTGTATTTAGTCA ATAACACACGGACAGTCCTTCTCACACCTCAACTGGCGGCTCAGTGTGGCTACACACAGAAATCGGATCCTAGTGGGAATATGATAGTGTCGGCTTCCCTAAAGAGTTGTTTTGCCGAAAACAAG GGTGACCAGGATTTTAAAGTAACTATAAAGGTTAAATTCTATGACTTATCTGAGAAAGTCCTTGAAGCAGTCAAGTCCTGCAGTCACACCATGGTCTCGCGTGAGATTTTGTGTGGGACAAACTTCATGGAG GTATCCGTAAGGAATGCAATACCTGAAGTAAAGAAGGCACCGGCAAAGGAGTGG CCCACAGTTATACCAAACTTGCAACTCTCGACGATAATACTCTACACCCCTGAAGAGAAGTCTTTTGATCGAGAGACCCTGCAAGGGATGGGCTACTATGTTTACAGTTCTCCAACACGGCTGGTCATGAGAAGCCCATACACCATGGCTGAAACCTTTGTGGAACAT GTTGATGATGTTGACATGATGGTGTTCAAATCAGTGGTCCTGTTCAAAGACCGCTGGATGATTGCTATGGTGGAGTCGGCAGCTGCCTGTCCAACCA ATGGAGCTTCGGTTTTAGATCAGAAGATTTCTTGGCGCTTTCCTCTGCACCTAACTCCTTTGGTGTCCTCAGAAGTTCAAATCCTGGATGTGCGCATGGGCGTTGATGGTAAAAGGCTCACACCTGAAGAGATGAGTAGCCGCAACTATGGCATGATCTTCACAGAGTCCCATGTAGTTGTTGAGATTCCTATTGGGGCTCCTGGTGGATACTACAAG agtcaTGCTCTTGAGAACGAGTACCATATCAGTTACACCATAGAACCCATGCTTGAGCTAATGTGGATAGAAGGGCTGGATAAGACTGTATATAAGGTCTTATTCCCCATCACCACCCCTTTGAATCCATCCCCTCCCCAAATTACAGACA acacTCAACCCCAGAAGAAGGTGTTTGATGTATTGCTGGGTTACTTTCTACCCGATGTGGTGCTGCTGAATATCACCTTTGGCACTGAATTGCTCACTGTCTCAGAGGTCATTATTAATGGCATCAGCCTGCAAAAGCATAGCTTCCCCAATGGAACCAAAGCCTTTACTCTCCAGGTTCCCTTCTCTAAACCTTATGTCCAAGTAAAG AATCTTCGCCCTGATAGAAGAACCTACTTTCTTCCGCTTGTCTTTGGTTTCATCATCATGCCTGAACatgcatcattttcctactCCGCCGTACTAGAAGCTTCTATAGATAACATTG CCATTCCCAATGCAGGAGGAAGCTGCGATCAGGATGTCTTTAATATCTATGTCAAATATGGAAGCACCCCAAGATCCCAATTAAAGATCAAACTAGGTCAAGTGGAGCTGACTGATGAAGTTTTGCAGCAGTATGAACACCATTCAAATAAAACCCATTTCGACATTGTTGTGCCATTCCTAGCCCCACTTGTGGCTTTAGAG TCTGTTGACTTGACTGGAGTCCTGGGAAGAATTGATGTGGAACTTTATGATGCATTGAATAATCTGCATGTCAGAGATTTCTCCCTTGCCTGCAccttttttgtaaaaatgtcaG AGTGTTTTTCTAATGGAACAATTACCATGGTGCTTCCCAAATTGGAATCTATATCACATCTGCTTCCTGGTAAACTCTCTCTAAGAGACCCGGACTGCAAACCCTTCTACAACGAAGACCACTTTGCTTCTTTTCGCTTTGATGTAACCACTTGTGGAACCACACGAAAA TTTGTTGGGGACACCATGATATATGAGAATGAAGTCACCTGGATGGAAGATGATTCTTTGCTTCCAACCTCCAAATTAACCCCTGAGTCAGAATACAG GTTCACAGTGTCTTGTGTTTATAGCACAAACTCCACCCAAACCATGATGTTCAATGCGGTTTCAAACTTTAAAGAGCCGGAGACAGATGCTGGAAATGGTGAACTCACTGTAAGCCTAAAGCTCTCTCAGG ATATGGTATACAAATTCTTCCATCATGATGGTGACTACCCAGTTTTGAAGTTTCTGAAACAGCCGCTGTATTTTGAAGTGGGTATGGATTCCACGAGTGACTCTAAGGTATCAGTGGGACTGGAAAACTGTTGGGCAACACTCACCAAGGACAGAGAATCCAAACCTAAATGGGATTTAATTGTTGATGG ATGTCCGAATCCTAAAGACCCCCATCAGACCATCATTCATCCTGTAACTGAAGATGACACGGTGGATATCCCGGATCATGTCAAGAGATTTGAGGTTAACACTTTTTCTCTAAGAGAGGATGATGGGAGTTCTAAACATGAGGATTCCACTGTAGCCAGGAGG GTATTTATCCACTGTGACGTTGTCATTTGTCATGCTGAAAACACTGCTGATGGACGTTGTTACAAACAGTGTGCAGAGAATCAGATCAGGAGCACCTCAAATCGAG ttcacagaagtgcaagtttTTCAGAAGAAGATCTGCAGCATGTGTCTATTGGCCCCATTCTGTTGATATGA